The following coding sequences lie in one Candidatus Nitrospira allomarina genomic window:
- a CDS encoding paraquat-inducible protein A: MSGPTAARSGLMSCHACHQLSRISPLLSEGEAICPRCEAHLHLRKPNSISRTWALLIAAYILYIPANLLPVMTVISFGKGEADTILSGVKELIHAGMMPIALLVFFASITVPVLKLLALTYLLLSVQYKSQWRPSQRTKLYRMTEVVGRWSMIDIFMISILIALVKLDAVATIEPGPGAISFAAVVILTMFAAMSFDPRLIWDNIEEKS, encoded by the coding sequence GTGAGCGGCCCCACCGCAGCCCGGTCGGGGCTCATGAGTTGTCATGCCTGCCATCAACTCAGTCGAATATCCCCACTATTGAGTGAGGGGGAGGCCATCTGCCCTCGCTGCGAGGCCCATCTTCACCTGCGAAAACCCAATAGTATTTCGCGCACGTGGGCCCTATTGATTGCCGCCTATATTTTGTATATCCCGGCCAACCTGCTTCCGGTGATGACGGTGATTTCGTTTGGGAAAGGCGAAGCGGATACAATCCTGAGCGGGGTCAAGGAACTCATTCATGCCGGAATGATGCCGATTGCCTTGCTGGTATTTTTCGCCAGCATTACCGTGCCGGTTTTAAAGCTCCTGGCGCTGACGTATCTGTTGCTTTCTGTCCAATACAAATCTCAATGGCGCCCAAGCCAACGGACAAAGTTATACCGGATGACCGAGGTGGTCGGCCGGTGGTCCATGATTGATATTTTTATGATTTCGATTTTAATTGCCCTGGTAAAACTTGATGCCGTGGCGACAATTGAACCCGGGCCGGGGGCGATCTCATTCGCCGCAGTGGTGATTTTGACCATGTTTGCCGCCATGAGTTTCGATCCCCGATTGATCTGGGACAACATAGAGGAGAAATCATGA
- a CDS encoding phospholipase D-like domain-containing protein, with the protein MGAAVQLPNHERAAILPIRSLANQAFSRAAGAPLIEGNTIRLLQDACENYPAWLEAIRGAKRYIHFENYIIREDDAGRMFADALVGKAQEGVRVRLIYDWMGGFGRASRAFWNRLRAGGVEVRGYNPPRWDSPFGWLSRDHRKTISVDGEVGFVTGLCVGQMWVGVPEKKIEPWRDTGVEVRGPSVAVIEQAFAEVWGMMGEPIPEPDLVKPDVHAQKGETALRVVASVPATAGMFRVDLLMAALVKKRLWLVDAYYAGTTSYVQALRAAASDGVDVRLLVPDATDIPLLRLLSRAGYRPLLEAGVRIFEWNGTMLHAKTAVADGHWARVGSTNLNLASWLGNCEMDVVVEDEPFARLMEQTYLQDLENATEVILDAQRKVRAPKQPRHLHPILSSGGGSGGRAAAGALRLANTVGAAFTNRRVLEPREARITVTAGVMLLTLGILFAFFPRLLAYPLVLVLTWIAGALLYRGFKLYRGKAQ; encoded by the coding sequence ATGGGCGCCGCCGTACAACTTCCCAACCATGAGCGCGCCGCGATTTTACCCATTCGCTCACTTGCAAACCAGGCTTTCTCGCGCGCCGCCGGCGCACCCCTGATTGAAGGCAACACCATCCGACTGCTCCAAGACGCGTGCGAGAATTATCCGGCGTGGCTCGAGGCAATCCGCGGGGCGAAACGGTACATTCACTTCGAAAACTACATCATTCGCGAAGATGATGCGGGTCGAATGTTTGCCGATGCGCTTGTCGGTAAAGCGCAGGAAGGCGTGCGCGTGCGTCTTATTTACGACTGGATGGGCGGATTCGGTAGAGCGTCGCGCGCTTTTTGGAATCGTTTGCGCGCGGGCGGCGTGGAAGTGCGTGGCTATAACCCGCCACGCTGGGACTCACCTTTTGGCTGGCTCAGTCGTGACCATCGCAAGACGATCTCGGTGGATGGCGAAGTGGGGTTTGTCACCGGCTTGTGCGTTGGGCAGATGTGGGTCGGTGTGCCTGAAAAGAAGATTGAACCGTGGCGCGATACCGGCGTGGAAGTGCGCGGACCGTCGGTGGCTGTCATTGAACAGGCGTTCGCAGAGGTCTGGGGGATGATGGGAGAGCCGATCCCTGAGCCCGACCTGGTCAAACCGGACGTGCACGCGCAGAAAGGCGAAACGGCCCTTCGCGTGGTGGCGAGCGTGCCGGCGACGGCGGGGATGTTTCGCGTCGATCTCCTGATGGCGGCCCTTGTGAAGAAACGGCTCTGGTTGGTCGATGCGTATTACGCCGGGACGACATCCTATGTGCAAGCCTTGCGTGCGGCAGCGAGCGACGGGGTTGACGTGCGCCTGCTTGTGCCGGACGCAACCGACATTCCGCTGCTTAGGCTCTTGTCCAGAGCGGGTTATCGTCCTTTGCTGGAAGCGGGTGTGCGAATCTTCGAGTGGAACGGGACGATGCTGCACGCGAAGACGGCCGTCGCTGACGGACATTGGGCGCGGGTCGGTTCGACGAATCTCAACCTCGCCAGTTGGCTAGGCAATTGCGAGATGGACGTCGTCGTTGAAGACGAACCTTTCGCGCGCCTCATGGAGCAGACGTATTTGCAGGACTTGGAGAATGCGACTGAGGTGATCTTAGATGCTCAGCGGAAAGTGCGCGCGCCGAAACAGCCGCGCCACCTGCATCCCATACTCTCCAGCGGCGGAGGAAGTGGCGGGCGTGCCGCTGCAGGCGCTCTCCGCCTCGCCAACACCGTGGGCGCGGCGTTCACGAACCGGCGTGTGCTCGAACCCCGCGAAGCGCGTATCACGGTGACGGCGGGGGTGATGCTACTGACGTTGGGGATTCTCTTCGCGTTCTTCCCGCGCTTGTTAGCCTATCCACTTGTCCTGGTCCTCACCTGGATCGCCGGCGCGCTTCTCTACAGAGGCTTCAAGCTGTACCGCGGCAAAGCTCAGTGA
- a CDS encoding potassium channel family protein: MPIKRMNFGYLLGGLLFLLLSVAIAREAGVTSETRRLFLEPALCLMLLMGIWSHVSEKKWLMVGGGILTVSGIATATIDYFLDIPELQFVNMAILFVFSLFSTWIASRHLLLSGPITLNKIIGAICIYLLIGLNWSVIYLIINIANPNSFHGLTSTAVGVQFSELLYYSYVTITTLGYGDVTPMKPIARTLSYLEAIVGQFYVAVLVAWLVGMYLSDKNNNGRKP, translated from the coding sequence ATGCCTATCAAAAGGATGAACTTTGGGTATTTGCTAGGAGGTCTGTTGTTCCTGTTGCTCTCGGTTGCCATCGCACGAGAAGCCGGGGTCACGAGTGAGACCCGGCGTTTGTTCCTTGAGCCCGCTCTTTGCCTCATGCTCCTAATGGGGATATGGAGCCATGTGAGTGAAAAAAAATGGTTGATGGTCGGAGGAGGAATTCTTACCGTCAGTGGGATCGCGACTGCCACCATCGACTATTTCTTAGACATTCCTGAGCTTCAGTTTGTCAACATGGCCATCCTATTTGTGTTCTCTCTGTTCAGCACCTGGATTGCTTCCCGACATTTGCTCCTTTCAGGCCCCATCACCCTGAATAAAATCATTGGCGCCATCTGCATTTATCTCCTGATCGGACTCAACTGGTCGGTGATTTATCTTATCATCAACATCGCCAACCCGAACTCGTTTCACGGCCTGACATCCACGGCGGTAGGAGTCCAGTTTTCAGAATTGCTGTATTACAGCTATGTCACCATTACCACCTTAGGCTACGGCGACGTGACCCCCATGAAGCCGATCGCCCGCACTCTCTCCTATCTCGAGGCGATCGTCGGACAATTTTATGTTGCCGTCTTGGTGGCATGGCTGGTCGGCATGTATCTTTCCGATAAGAACAATAACGGCAGAAAGCCCTAG
- a CDS encoding PqiB family protein, producing MKDKEFNPGDFEDLPKATVQKKRGISIVWIIPIVAALIGGWLIFKTISEKGPTVTITFKDGAGLETGKTKIKYKSIEVGTVKTVHISHDLSHVVVTAELGKQAEPHLTENAQFWVVRPRLGLGGISGLETLVSGAYIAMDPRPGPSARTFTGLEKPPGVTREDQGAQFQLQAENLGSSAPGAPVFYHDIQVGRVLDYALDKEGEGVLIDIFIQAPHHLRVRDTSRFWQLSGFEVSFGAEGLDVKMESLSSLLTGGIAFDTPATAGGSGEPSQPGTAFKLFENFTSIQDEKYVMTRPFVINFDGSVRGLSVGAPVEFRGIKIGIVSDIAVKLDPKTLEIKIPVLIEIQPERITTIQVVQSHVLEDQYAIIKHMVKRGLRAQLLTGSLLTGQLFVGLDFHQNLPEKELIMSGKYPEIPAVPAAMDELRRTVTDVMAEVRRLPLDKIAKEILETVEGGNRLVNSPDTQKAVHNLNAALGNVEKFTEGLDRQVDTLMTNLDNTLVMVQKGIQQIDPNSPAAVNMNSALKELSAAARSIRVLADYLEQHPEALVKGKH from the coding sequence ATGAAGGACAAGGAATTCAATCCTGGCGATTTCGAGGATTTGCCCAAAGCCACAGTACAAAAAAAGCGCGGGATTTCCATCGTGTGGATTATTCCTATCGTTGCGGCTCTTATCGGAGGGTGGCTAATTTTCAAAACCATCTCCGAAAAGGGGCCAACGGTCACCATCACCTTTAAAGATGGGGCCGGGTTGGAAACCGGAAAAACCAAAATTAAATACAAGTCCATTGAGGTCGGAACCGTCAAAACCGTGCATATCAGTCATGACCTCTCTCACGTGGTTGTGACCGCAGAACTCGGCAAACAGGCTGAGCCTCACCTCACGGAAAATGCCCAGTTTTGGGTGGTCCGTCCCCGGCTGGGATTAGGCGGTATTTCGGGGCTTGAGACATTAGTGTCCGGAGCCTATATTGCCATGGATCCCAGACCTGGACCTTCGGCTCGAACATTCACGGGACTGGAGAAACCACCTGGAGTGACACGGGAAGACCAAGGGGCTCAATTCCAATTGCAGGCGGAAAATCTGGGATCGAGTGCCCCCGGTGCCCCGGTCTTTTATCACGATATTCAGGTTGGACGTGTTCTTGACTATGCCTTGGACAAGGAAGGCGAGGGTGTGTTGATTGATATTTTCATTCAAGCCCCGCATCATCTGCGGGTACGGGATACCAGCCGATTCTGGCAGTTAAGCGGGTTTGAAGTATCGTTTGGGGCAGAAGGCCTTGATGTGAAGATGGAATCGCTCTCCTCCCTCCTCACCGGAGGAATTGCATTCGATACTCCGGCAACCGCAGGAGGGTCGGGTGAGCCCAGCCAACCGGGCACGGCCTTTAAACTTTTTGAGAATTTTACCAGTATTCAAGACGAGAAATATGTCATGACGCGTCCGTTTGTCATCAATTTCGATGGATCAGTGAGGGGCTTGAGCGTCGGGGCTCCTGTGGAATTCCGGGGAATTAAAATCGGGATCGTCTCCGATATCGCGGTCAAGCTTGACCCTAAGACGCTTGAAATTAAAATTCCCGTGCTTATCGAGATCCAGCCGGAACGAATCACCACCATACAGGTTGTGCAATCACACGTATTAGAGGATCAATACGCTATCATAAAGCATATGGTGAAACGCGGGTTGAGAGCTCAACTGTTGACCGGGAGCCTGCTGACCGGACAGTTGTTCGTCGGGCTTGATTTCCACCAGAATCTTCCAGAGAAAGAGCTGATTATGTCCGGAAAATATCCGGAGATTCCGGCAGTACCCGCAGCGATGGATGAATTGCGACGAACGGTTACCGATGTGATGGCAGAAGTTCGACGGTTGCCTCTTGATAAAATTGCCAAGGAAATACTGGAAACCGTCGAAGGCGGCAACCGTTTGGTCAATTCTCCCGACACGCAAAAAGCCGTCCACAATCTTAATGCAGCATTAGGAAATGTGGAAAAGTTCACTGAGGGTCTTGACCGGCAGGTTGATACACTGATGACGAATTTAGATAACACCCTGGTGATGGTCCAGAAAGGAATACAGCAGATTGATCCCAATTCACCTGCTGCGGTGAATATGAACAGTGCCCTGAAGGAGCTGTCTGCTGCCGCCCGCTCTATTCGGGTTTTGGCCGATTATCTCGAACAACATCCTGAAGCATTAGTCAAAGGGAAACATTGA
- a CDS encoding AsmA family protein, which produces MRRRFLWLGLGSVFLIGVLIALAYILFPFYEEDVYRGSLEAGFSAAMERPVKIKGPISLTFSLQPILILEDVYVANPPWASQPHLFRADRLEIGLSLGPLLRRHLEIENIALEGAELLLEEGSEDRDNWTFRKDTQPGMFSRAVPSDFMTFAERGEIIIERSRILYRPYPAEETTDVWIYRGLIIAPDDRHSTFSLEGAYHDSPVKIELIGGSIMDMFTWTDAWPVEGVLSTTGASASIQGSVGEANSDQAFELQVQIKGDRLSVLNELLQIDLPDSPPVMLAGHVVKTPDVINLNEIRGTLGASDLGGQLRIQNGDEGQKISGRLTFNALQIHDLTSLTPQHSSKPASSLEEPLSLPPASPPMDVDLDVTVARLLLGEADLGSLSFTAGIGEGQVLLDPIQMKSFGGTGEARLTVDFKPPQAQATLQAKVRSLNYGSALRALGGAMTIEGSTDFDLTANGSGGLLPELLNSLTVNLHNRRTTFGFSDPTPEAGTPVVLREGSLRVTKGGPVTMVAQGAYRESTVNLKLATTSLIDLATPGTTWPLSISAQVGGAFLEAKGFLQTGGPDLTGALAVSLKGRRLSELDPDLPPVGPYALRAQLTKKGDRYEVSDFRSRFGNSDLSGILEMNFQKARPYLTGIFTSKQIDWTQLSRPEDESESAIPSEGMRAIDVDLNMVINQVRNGRLNVAGLTFTAGLQAGRLKVENVQGTILDQQSAYGDFHGRFQLDATRTIPTLSGNVSLDHVRYEHLFPEVGFVDLTENVVNLDAEFSSVGHTISDMVNHSTVRVDGEKLSVRFHREGDHPVPVQVISNLKVETVDGGPLRLYAEGIFDSTSFRLRSSTGSMMDLLKDRGLWPMNVRLDVPEALVELSGHLILPHPAEEFTLQILMKGKNLRDLNFLTAASLPDIGPLDLTGLVTRSTVGYHVTDLEGSLAGSDVSGHVTLLTNGIRPRVRGKLTSENVVLDAVLTPSVDSPVQDKRSTLKTIGDSVKGIGSIGR; this is translated from the coding sequence ATGCGTCGTCGCTTTCTGTGGTTGGGGCTTGGGAGTGTTTTTCTGATTGGGGTGTTGATTGCCCTCGCCTATATCCTTTTCCCCTTTTATGAAGAGGACGTCTATCGAGGGTCTTTGGAAGCGGGTTTTTCCGCAGCCATGGAGCGACCCGTTAAGATTAAAGGACCGATCTCACTCACCTTCTCCCTGCAACCTATTTTAATTCTAGAAGATGTATATGTTGCTAACCCTCCCTGGGCTTCTCAACCACATCTATTTCGAGCCGACCGACTTGAAATCGGATTGTCCTTGGGACCCCTTCTCCGGCGCCATTTGGAGATTGAAAATATTGCGTTGGAAGGAGCGGAACTTCTTTTGGAAGAAGGGTCCGAAGATCGAGATAACTGGACTTTCCGGAAGGACACTCAACCGGGCATGTTCTCACGGGCCGTTCCCTCGGACTTCATGACTTTCGCAGAAAGAGGGGAAATCATCATCGAACGCTCCCGAATTTTGTACCGGCCATACCCTGCTGAGGAAACGACTGACGTGTGGATTTATCGGGGATTAATCATTGCTCCCGACGACCGGCATAGCACATTTTCTTTGGAAGGAGCCTACCACGACAGCCCCGTCAAGATTGAGCTGATTGGCGGCTCTATCATGGACATGTTTACCTGGACCGACGCCTGGCCGGTCGAAGGGGTGCTGTCTACAACAGGAGCATCTGCATCTATACAAGGAAGTGTTGGAGAGGCGAACTCCGACCAGGCGTTTGAACTCCAGGTCCAGATAAAGGGGGACCGTTTGAGTGTGCTGAATGAACTTTTGCAGATTGACCTTCCCGATTCTCCCCCGGTCATGCTTGCAGGACACGTCGTGAAAACTCCCGATGTCATCAACTTGAATGAAATTCGTGGAACGTTGGGGGCCTCGGATCTAGGTGGACAATTGCGGATACAGAATGGGGATGAAGGGCAGAAAATAAGCGGTCGCTTGACCTTCAATGCCTTACAGATACATGACTTGACCTCTCTTACACCTCAACACTCATCCAAACCCGCATCTTCCCTGGAGGAACCGCTTTCCCTTCCTCCCGCGTCTCCGCCTATGGATGTCGATCTGGATGTCACGGTCGCAAGGCTCTTACTCGGCGAGGCGGATCTTGGTTCGTTGTCTTTTACTGCCGGCATAGGGGAAGGCCAGGTGCTTCTTGATCCTATTCAAATGAAAAGTTTCGGAGGGACGGGGGAAGCCCGGTTAACGGTCGACTTCAAGCCGCCTCAGGCACAAGCTACGCTTCAAGCGAAGGTGAGATCCTTGAACTATGGTTCTGCTCTTCGGGCTCTTGGGGGCGCGATGACTATCGAAGGCTCTACAGACTTTGATCTCACCGCTAACGGGAGTGGTGGCCTGTTGCCGGAACTCTTGAACTCGCTGACGGTGAACCTTCACAACCGTCGCACCACCTTCGGGTTTTCCGACCCAACGCCAGAAGCCGGCACCCCGGTTGTTTTGCGAGAAGGATCCCTGCGTGTGACAAAAGGGGGTCCGGTGACAATGGTTGCTCAAGGTGCGTATCGGGAAAGTACTGTGAATTTAAAACTGGCGACAACTTCTTTGATTGATCTGGCCACACCGGGAACGACATGGCCCCTGTCGATATCAGCTCAAGTCGGCGGGGCTTTTCTGGAAGCCAAAGGTTTTTTACAAACCGGCGGGCCTGATCTGACGGGGGCATTGGCTGTCTCCCTCAAAGGACGTCGGCTCAGTGAGCTTGATCCCGATCTTCCTCCTGTTGGTCCGTATGCTCTCAGGGCTCAGCTGACGAAGAAGGGTGACCGGTACGAAGTGAGTGATTTTCGCAGTCGGTTTGGAAACAGCGATTTGTCGGGAATTCTGGAAATGAATTTCCAGAAGGCCAGGCCTTATCTCACGGGGATTTTCACATCGAAGCAAATTGATTGGACTCAACTTTCCCGACCGGAGGATGAAAGTGAGAGTGCCATTCCATCTGAAGGGATGCGCGCGATTGATGTTGATCTGAACATGGTGATCAACCAAGTTCGAAATGGAAGACTGAATGTGGCCGGTCTGACCTTTACAGCCGGACTTCAAGCGGGTCGGTTGAAGGTGGAAAATGTTCAAGGAACCATTCTGGATCAGCAATCCGCATACGGTGATTTTCATGGCAGGTTTCAATTGGATGCCACCCGGACGATTCCGACGCTTTCCGGCAACGTGTCCCTTGACCATGTCCGGTACGAACATCTCTTCCCCGAGGTGGGATTCGTAGACCTCACCGAGAATGTTGTGAACCTGGATGCGGAATTTTCTAGTGTGGGTCACACAATTTCCGACATGGTGAACCATTCTACTGTTCGAGTCGATGGGGAAAAACTCTCGGTCAGGTTTCATCGGGAGGGCGATCATCCCGTCCCGGTGCAGGTGATTTCAAACTTGAAAGTTGAAACTGTGGACGGTGGGCCGTTACGCCTTTATGCCGAGGGGATATTTGACAGCACATCATTTCGCCTTCGATCGTCAACCGGTTCGATGATGGACCTCCTGAAAGACAGGGGATTGTGGCCCATGAATGTCCGGCTGGATGTCCCGGAGGCGTTAGTGGAATTGAGCGGCCACCTTATTCTTCCTCATCCAGCCGAAGAATTTACGCTGCAGATTCTCATGAAAGGAAAGAATCTCAGGGATTTGAACTTTCTGACGGCAGCCAGCTTACCCGATATCGGCCCCTTGGACCTCACCGGTCTGGTCACGAGGTCTACTGTGGGATACCACGTCACCGATTTGGAAGGATCTCTAGCCGGAAGCGACGTGAGTGGCCATGTGACACTCTTAACGAATGGGATTCGCCCGCGTGTAAGGGGTAAACTCACCTCAGAGAATGTTGTCCTGGATGCCGTATTAACACCTTCGGTTGATTCCCCGGTACAAGATAAGAGATCGACGCTCAAAACCATTGGGGACTCGGTGAAAGGCATCGGCTCAATCGGCCGTTGA
- a CDS encoding PqiC family protein, producing the protein MNSIIHGFRIIVACVTLLTILGCGTSQPSHFYLLRALPPSSVSGLSDTKASSLSFGLGPVTLPKYLDRPQIVTQSGGHEVELAEFHKWAEPLSENVSHVLAENLSAMLSTDRIEQYPWRRTTPVDYQIVVDILQFDGTRGGEAVLSARWSLLDGDEQTVFTTRKTHVTHHPTSQDYEALVEAMSQNLEDLSREIAEAIKLLLPTILPGSTS; encoded by the coding sequence ATGAACAGCATCATACATGGTTTCCGTATCATCGTGGCCTGCGTAACCCTTCTGACTATCTTGGGGTGCGGGACGAGTCAACCTTCGCATTTTTATTTGTTGCGAGCCCTGCCGCCATCCTCCGTTTCAGGCTTATCAGACACGAAAGCCTCAAGCCTGTCCTTTGGATTGGGGCCGGTCACCCTTCCAAAATATTTGGACCGGCCGCAAATTGTGACTCAATCGGGTGGGCATGAGGTCGAGTTGGCGGAATTTCATAAATGGGCTGAACCGTTGAGCGAAAATGTGTCTCACGTCCTGGCGGAAAATCTCTCAGCCATGCTTTCGACGGATCGGATCGAACAGTATCCGTGGAGGAGAACAACTCCCGTGGATTACCAAATTGTTGTGGATATCTTGCAGTTTGATGGGACCAGGGGAGGGGAGGCCGTCTTGTCAGCACGGTGGAGCCTTTTGGATGGAGATGAACAAACAGTCTTCACCACAAGGAAAACGCATGTGACCCATCATCCCACAAGCCAGGATTATGAAGCGCTGGTTGAGGCCATGAGTCAGAATCTTGAGGATCTCAGTCGCGAGATTGCCGAGGCCATTAAGTTGCTTCTCCCCACAATCCTACCTGGCTCAACTTCATAA
- a CDS encoding alpha/beta hydrolase, with the protein MFGTIRNIEGEQIDYTFHPGDTSRKVIVVLGHGVTGNKDRPCVVALAEGLSYDEIPSLRLSFSGNGNSEGCFEDSTISKEVADLRSVLDALDGWKVLYVGHSMGGAVGVLLAGQDTRLVGLVSLAGMVHTEAFAQREFGDVTPGVGFMWGDPACPLSQTFIDDTAAIGTVVTCAPSIRVPWLLVHGTEDDLVPLQDSLDIFERANQPKQLVQIEGADHVFSEHTPDMIKVVHEWVRKQIGRA; encoded by the coding sequence ATGTTCGGAACCATTCGCAACATCGAAGGTGAACAGATCGACTACACCTTCCATCCGGGCGATACAAGTCGGAAGGTCATCGTTGTTCTCGGGCATGGGGTCACGGGCAATAAGGATCGCCCGTGTGTCGTCGCGCTGGCAGAAGGTCTGTCATACGACGAAATTCCGTCGCTCCGGCTGTCGTTCTCCGGCAACGGTAATTCGGAAGGTTGCTTCGAGGACTCCACGATCTCCAAGGAAGTGGCGGACCTGCGTAGCGTGCTCGACGCGCTCGACGGATGGAAGGTCCTGTATGTCGGCCACAGCATGGGCGGAGCCGTCGGCGTTCTGCTGGCCGGCCAAGACACACGCCTGGTAGGACTCGTTTCACTCGCCGGTATGGTCCATACGGAAGCATTCGCGCAGCGCGAGTTCGGCGACGTCACCCCGGGCGTGGGCTTCATGTGGGGCGACCCGGCGTGCCCGCTGTCCCAGACTTTCATCGACGATACCGCGGCCATCGGAACCGTCGTCACCTGTGCTCCGTCGATACGGGTCCCCTGGCTGCTTGTCCACGGAACTGAGGATGACCTTGTTCCCCTCCAGGACTCGCTCGACATTTTTGAAAGAGCCAATCAACCTAAGCAACTCGTCCAAATTGAAGGTGCAGACCATGTGTTCTCCGAGCACACCCCGGACATGATCAAGGTCGTACATGAATGGGTTCGAAAGCAGATCGGACGCGCGTAA
- a CDS encoding DUF3313 domain-containing protein yields MVDITSSDCRSGKPGFRQVDRLKRLGFSSVLTIVLVVAGCAKTEQAGNVQTSGFIRDYSLLQEGEEGESLLVYKNPQADFSTYRTLYVDPVTVLLSKQSSVPQEQLHKLGEDLRSKMIWALKEDFLVVPKLVPGALRLELALTEAVPADVGMDIITTLVPPAGVISAATGLATGTQAFVGRATVEGKLTDGDTGTLLAAAVDRRMGGRTLDGSMDSWDDVQQAFEYWATRLSQRLRDWRATKEALPRSP; encoded by the coding sequence ATGGTTGACATAACATCCTCCGATTGCCGCAGCGGAAAGCCGGGATTCAGGCAGGTTGACCGGCTTAAGAGACTCGGATTCTCAAGCGTACTTACGATCGTCCTCGTTGTTGCAGGGTGCGCGAAGACCGAACAGGCTGGAAACGTGCAGACTTCAGGATTTATCAGAGATTATTCCCTTCTCCAAGAGGGAGAAGAGGGGGAATCGCTTCTCGTGTACAAGAATCCTCAAGCTGATTTTTCCACTTATCGCACGTTATACGTGGACCCGGTTACCGTTTTATTGTCAAAGCAATCGTCGGTTCCCCAGGAACAATTACACAAACTGGGTGAAGATCTCCGTTCAAAGATGATCTGGGCACTCAAAGAAGATTTTCTTGTCGTTCCGAAATTAGTACCCGGAGCATTACGATTAGAGCTGGCTTTAACCGAAGCCGTGCCAGCCGATGTTGGTATGGATATTATTACCACTCTTGTCCCACCGGCTGGTGTGATATCGGCAGCCACGGGACTTGCCACGGGCACGCAGGCGTTTGTGGGACGGGCCACTGTTGAAGGAAAATTAACCGATGGAGACACCGGCACCCTGCTGGCGGCAGCCGTCGATCGTCGAATGGGAGGTCGAACGCTGGATGGCTCAATGGATTCATGGGATGATGTTCAGCAGGCCTTTGAGTACTGGGCAACCAGGTTATCCCAGCGGCTTCGTGATTGGCGGGCAACGAAAGAGGCCCTTCCTCGGTCTCCTTGA
- a CDS encoding paraquat-inducible protein A yields the protein MFPAGSNGNDMAALHTLIACHECDLLHRIHPLQYGERARCSRCGASLYAKKRDSFEHTIILALASLIFFTLANVFPFMTFELNGRVQESLLSTGVREFFDREMWALGVLVLCASIIFPALKILGMLYVLGPLEFNKRPWHAALVFRIVEHCRTWAMMDVYLLGVIVAVVKLSDLANLVPGVAIYSFVALILTLAAADSALDTHAVWEKMEKIA from the coding sequence GTGTTTCCAGCCGGATCGAACGGGAATGACATGGCCGCCCTCCATACCTTAATTGCCTGTCATGAATGCGATCTTCTTCATCGTATTCACCCGCTACAGTATGGTGAGCGGGCCAGGTGTTCGAGATGTGGCGCATCGTTGTATGCGAAAAAACGGGATAGTTTCGAACATACCATCATCCTGGCCTTGGCCAGTCTCATTTTCTTTACCCTGGCGAATGTTTTCCCGTTTATGACATTCGAGCTCAATGGCCGTGTTCAGGAGAGCCTTCTATCCACAGGGGTGAGGGAGTTCTTTGACCGGGAAATGTGGGCGTTAGGGGTTCTGGTGTTGTGTGCAAGTATCATTTTTCCAGCCCTGAAAATCCTCGGCATGTTATACGTTCTTGGGCCGCTGGAATTCAACAAGCGACCGTGGCACGCCGCGCTGGTCTTTCGGATAGTTGAGCACTGCCGGACCTGGGCCATGATGGACGTATATTTGCTGGGAGTGATCGTTGCCGTGGTGAAGTTGTCGGATTTGGCCAATCTGGTTCCCGGTGTGGCGATTTATTCATTTGTCGCCTTAATCCTGACCCTGGCTGCCGCCGACTCTGCACTGGACACCCATGCGGTTTGGGAAAAAATGGAGAAGATTGCGTGA